The Cricetulus griseus strain 17A/GY unplaced genomic scaffold, alternate assembly CriGri-PICRH-1.0 unplaced_scaffold_40, whole genome shotgun sequence region TTAAGCTAAAgaacaaatttataaaatttacaaaatctCTATCAAATATATATCTATAATGAGGTGTGGAAACTAAACATGCTGCATTCAGTTACTGAAAAACTTATAATGTTAAAAGAAATTTGGTATATGACAAAGTGGTATATTTTGAATACATAGGAAACATCAGTATAATTATGAGGTCCTCATACTGCTGGTGGTTAATTTTCACCATAAAGGACACATGGGAGTAAAAAGGCATATTGTAATGAGGAGAGAAGGGAACTTAGAAAAGTGTTTTAGGCATCTTGGAGTTGAAAAGGCAGAAATTGATTATTTTATTAGAGCACTAGACATTGTATTTTATTAGAGCCCAGACACTATATGATTTTAACTCAGACAGAGTATTACACCCTGTTACTATGAGATCATCTCATTGTGAATCTGAAAGGTATGATGTAATAGTCATTTATCACAGGagatacataaaaatatacacaatgtATCCTCTTGGAGATGAAGGATGTCATATGATTTTGGAAATCATTCTACATTATTAACATTTGGTGGCCATTGTTCCAAGAACAATAAAACATCTGAGGCTtcaggggctacagagatggctcatggCTAAAAAGACTGCCTTCCATTCCAGATGACCTATTAgatacatagcacacacacaacaggagctcacaactgtccttaaCTCTAGTATAAACTGATACAGCCCTTTATTGGACTTTGCAGACAGCAAGCAGTCATttagtacatagacatacatccAAAAAaaccatgcatataaaataacaatataatttctttaaaaaattaagagcaaTCTTTAGTACTGAGGGAGGTGATTGGACAAAAAGGCTGATAGTTCCAAATTTCTCAGCCAGGAAACATATTTATATAATCTCATTAAGTTGATGAAACATCTCTTCATCAACATGCAACTCAATTTCCTTATgtagaaaatgaaactaaattcAGGAGAATATATCTGGAAATAGCCGAAAACAGCTACTCAACCCCATAGTATGAAGAAGTCTATAATAAAAACTAATTCATAAGATGAAACAATACATAATATGAAAAAATTCGTTGTATGGGCACCTTTCTTTTCTTGCACCTTTCTTTTTAACAATAATAAAGTATTCTCTCATATCCCATTGAGCCTGTGACCCAAGATTCAAGAAGGAATAAAGGGACTAGATCTCAATTAGACCAAGAGGCAATGACTAATGTTTATATCGAttagtctttctgtgtattatcTGCTAATTCTGCCTTACCATCAATTCAAGGGTTTTGAATAAATCACCTATCTGTGATATATTCAAACTAATTTACTGTTACTTGAACCAATCTTGGGGAAAATCTCTAATTTGAAGTATATACTAAGAGAAAGTAGAAGAATATTGAAGAGGAATGATAGGTAGTATTTTAGTTACATCAAATAATTTCATGTAAACtagtgtaaaataaaaagaattgatccaaaataaaaacaccataaATGATGCATCTAAATAGTCCAAGACATGCTCACCCGGATGAAATCCCATCAAagaaatgttaaatccaacaccCAGGAAATCTATGACagcatgaaaagaacaaacttaaaaataatagggatagaaTAAAATGTCCAACTCAAGgcacataaaatgtatttagcaaaatcgtagaagaaaacttttccctCCTAAAAAAGGATATgcaaatgaaagaacaagaagcatACATATCACCAAATAGACGggaccaaaaataaaaacaaaacaaaacaaaaaacctctcacTATTTtacatcaaaacactaaacatgcaTAATAATGACTATTAAGggttgcaaaggaaaaaggccaagtaacttataaaggcactTCTTTCAGATCTAGTATAactaacttctcaatggaaactctgaaagccagaaggttttGGACAGATGATCTGAAGATAGTAAGAGGCCATAGATTCGAGTCCAGACTACTACAGCTAGCAATGCTTTCAATAatcatacacagagaaaacaggatattccatgacaaaaccagttttaaacaatacatatccacaaaaccAGCCCTACAGAATGTATTAGAATGAAAATTCTCACTCAAGGAAGTTACTTACATCagaaaaacacagacaatagataatcccacactagcaaaacacaaagaagggaaacacacacacacacacacacacacacacacacacacacacacacacacagtacaacccacaacaacaaaatctaaaaTAACAGGCACTAGCATTCACTGAACATTACTGTCtctaaatatcaatggtctcattTTGAttacaaaaagacacaggctaaccaaatatatacaaaaacacaacccttccttctgctacatataagaaacacaccctAACTTAAAAGGCAGGtactacctcagagtaaagggtttggaaaagatttttccaatcaaatgaactaAAGATACAAACTGGTGTAGGTATCCCAACACCTAACAAAGTAGATTTCAAgctaaaattaatcaaatgaaatgaagaaagacattgcatattcatcacaggaaaagtccatcaagatgaagtgtcAATAataacatctatgcctcaaatataagggcacacacatttgtaaaagaaactgatgggggagttctttttgtgtatatgtttgtcttattggttgataaaaacactgttggccaatagggaagtaagATAGGTGAGGCTAGGATTTgagcaggattctgggaaatgtagtaaagacaggagtcaccatgtgatcccaggaaaaaAGGACACATGCTTCTGGTGGCCTTGATAAGATTagtctttataaaacatatatattaatggttatggttgatacctAAGACAGAGCTAGTAAATGAgaatcctactcattggccagcagcattgtcaataatataagactctgtgtgataTTTGGGTCCCTAACATGGAAGCGTAACTCATGAGTCTggaggaaagagttatcattagaAATGGTAACCAGgtggttttacaaacttccacataaaaactccacaaaagcttaaaaggggattttagaagcaaaagaacagagaaaagcaagACTTCTttgtagcagcattttttgtggtggtctctgttttgttaaaaataagcAGAGACTGGAGTGGCTCCCTTAAGGGAGGTCTTGTGAGGCAGCATAAGTGGAAAAAGCTGCAGGACTACcctttaagaggccctgctaacaattgaatggtgtgtacaagcagtggcagtggcagtgaccacatctccaagccggcaAAATGCTCCTTGATGGCAGCAAAGACCAAGTCGATAAGCACAGCTTTCAGTCCTGGCAGTAAATATAGCCCCACCATCTtagaaagacagcagctaaaacaaccactgctttaattttagcaatgttgtttagcacaTAAAAGACCAGGTGCCAGAAAAGGGTAAAGATTTTGAGTGAAGAGAGATtcaaaagccatgtaaagatggaaaatatacaaGGAGCCTGGATACtgtacacacctttcatcctaggactcaggagaaaggagGATGGATCTCAGAGTCCAAGACCAACATGGGCTACCAGAGAGTGAAGAAGAgctcatgcctctaattccagaaATTGAAAGGCATTAAAGTTAGAGGCTTTCAGTCTTACGAATttgtctctagccatgttgaggaaaCCTTAGTAGTCTTATTGAATCTGATGACCACTGAAGTCAGTAGGAGTCCGAGGGCCTCCTCTTTGGTCTGAGAtacaggtaagagctagtggattTGCTGCTTTGTCTGTCTGATCTTTAGATTGAAGCTTGAATCTCAATATCAGTAtctgaatcttttgttttttgtgctaCAATCAACAGTTTATCATGGATGGAATAAAGGCTGATGAGTTCCTACTCTTCACTAACAATCTATTAAAGTTATTGACTTCTGGGGAAGACTGTGCCATTGTCTGCAGTTTTGTAGCCATTATTGCCATTAGTCATTAATATGCTGCCATGTTCTAGTACATAAGATCCAACCCATGTACTTTTAAGCCAATAAAATTAACTCACTGATTCAAAATAAATCATTACTGTTGAAAAAGGTTGTTGAGAATAATAGTTTCAATGTTAATTGGAGAAGAAAGttggaagtaaaaacaaaatataaaataatcattgtttatcattttaaaatttccaaagtaTGTAATAAATTCCAAAAAAATGAAGAACCAGGAAGTATATGGGGCACAACTGAATAAATACAAACTTATGTTGTTGAGTGTATGGAAAGAGCTGAGGAAGttaaacatacagaaaacatAGCTAATGAAGTTCTATCTGAACTTCTGAAAGCTCAAAGACTTCAAATAAATTTAATGCAAAACACCTGTCCCAAATATCAAATcacagggaaaaaataaaagacacacagagagagggggaaagggataAGTTACATTGAAGGGAATCCTACTAAACAGACACTAATTTCTTAATAAGAATAGAAGTTGGAGGTAATAGCCAACGTTCtaacaagaaaaaataagtaaaatctccCTGCCCACCCCAATAACagaaaatttcagaaatataaGAAACACAACACtctcttgaaaaaagaaaggtaaTTTAAACTGGAAATTGGTTCACATTAAATTGAccaaatatacacaaatatagaagaaaaaaccTAAAAtgttatcaataaatgaaaacaccaaaccaaaacataaattgaaacaatggaaggaaaatactaaaaacaatcagaaaatacTAGCATGGATATCTTCTTAAACTTCACtaactgtgcatgtgtgtgaaataaAATATGGAGACAAAATACCTGGAAGGAGATGAAAAGAACTGTTTGTTCAACAGAAGTGAAAGAATTCATGAGTAACAGAGTCTGAACTTAGAGAGTCAGTGAACATTCTTTATACaaacaggaaacaaagaagagTAAAATATGCaatgtatatattaataaaatggaattaaaaacataaaacatgacaaataaaataattatgttgtAAATGAGACAGGTTAATGAAGAAATATGTCAGTTTCATGTCTTTTTACATGATAACTTTGAATgatgaagaaagaggagggctATAAGATCAGAATGAGTTTTCACTCAGCCTTAGCCTCATCATTTGTGGTTTCTGAGAATGCCACTGTTTAATCATTCTCCTGAGGCAATTTCATTGTTATTACAGATGAAGAGAACTGAGACTCATGACACATGAGGTGTAGCCAAGGCAGTTGCTCAGATTAtaagttgtaggggaagctgtagccacgtctACTTAGGGGCTgcctacaggtatgcctgaccacgccctcaaaagcttgtgagggcgtggtcaggggacgtagtgtgactgcgttttcaaattcggtttctcttttgggcttgtgtacagactgctgccatgaaggctggctaggtcactctgtaagtaaggcttttccctattaaatacccttatatttctacccgactctgtattggtaatttccctctATAtatggttgtcaggagtgggatattggaaacctacaacccatttgggacaggctgtggttCCCACCGGACCTGAGGCCTTGGCGgggaaaggtccctctcttcacaggtgctcctggctagcAGCCGAACCGCtgccgctgagctgctcagaaccgtCCACacagctcggagacagtttctagctgcctagagtcgaggtaggccttggctttcacagaggcttcccctggccgctgctgctGTAAATCcccatctgtttcagtggttgcagccacaagaccatatactctctaagataagcacagccgcttttgtgacctctatCCACCGctgaccaactgctgccaaatgctgtggactaactgaacgcctgtgctacctgctggtcaaatataattactgcatctggagtagaaatcaggtaaaattatggcggaatatttatcatttgctaaaattggtaatatttttgcttagtACATGAATTGagtgtttgaggaggatgctaatctgccaattaccggcctatataccataatggcagttagcctgctggtacaaataatattactagccagaggactcaggaatagggataagaataacctcaccacctacttacaggaaataacagctttacgcaatgaggctttggagaacagattaggtcagaccacaattgtgcagcaagtggaacagaaattggatgataagcttggctctgtgtccaatacacaaaagacagagctgtctgttacccaagatgagatgcagcgtatttatgccatgtctgagaccttagaggctaggctgtcagaagaccgtgatgagctaaaaaatatctgtagccagctaaaAACTCAGACAGGCAATATTACCCAGAAATTGGATGCAAAGGTTCAAGATACctaggatagggttgaagaattggacaatgccattcaatcaattatttttttttacaacatcTATTGTTAGTTTATTGCAGATAGCATGACAGCAAACCAAAGGCTCCCGTGTCCCATCATCCATCATCCCAGCGCTCACTGCTCCCCTGGTTGTTCACTGGTTGATTTAAAACGTCTGCAGAATTACACCCACTGTTTTAGTTCCCACAGCTTAACAGAAAATCTGACCCCTCAGTGAAAAAGGTAGTATGACATTATCAGTGGATTACACAATCCCTCTCCTTGACAAGGATACTATAGTACTTTAAGAATAGGACCACTTCAAGGATGCTAGGACTACACCGGGGGAAATGAATTCTAACACACATAATAGTAACTAAAGCTACCTGAACAGGAACGGACAGTGACGGGCACCAAGTTTATAGGCCAGACAATACTTGCTTCTGCATCCAACTTAATTattcaattacattttaaaaaatgacactgCCTAAGCTATGACTGTTTTaccaaaaaattaatttcaataaatagaataaatgctAAAAATCTAGCTAGCTTATCATGCAAGATAGAATATAGCCAAGACAAATTTATAATAAAGGCAACTCTCATTCAAAATGAACTCTACCCTTACATTTTATTAAAAGGGCAAACATCATGAATTAACCCAGCTGCTTACTTGAATTACAAAATAACATGATTCAATATGAAAATAAGAAACTGTCTACAAATCTCTGACAGTAATAAATTGCAATATACAATGCATACAGGCGTCATACAGAGCAACAAACTCTcgtacaaaacaaaaatattttaatacctttaaaatccaattttttctttaaaatcattCATGAAAAAGATTCTCAAGTCAGAATTAACACCTCAATTAGTCAAGCGTCAGGAAGCTACATTACAGCTACTTATTTTACACAGAGGAGTCTTCGCCCTCACTTCCTCCCAATGCCTGTTCCAGACTTGGTTGGAATCTCTCCAGAGCCCGGTTCCATCATTTCTTCAGATCACGAAAACTGAATTTGCTGGACACCAGAAATCTGTTGATAGGACGTCGTGTAAACCATAACATTTTGTTGTTGACCATCTGCAGTTATTAAGCCAGCCGGTAACTGGTTAGTGAATGCTTCTTCTGTGAGCTCCTCGCTTAGCCCATCTGTAGCCGAGACCGCTCCACCAAtgcccttctctcctttcatggCCTCTCTGAACTTCTGAAGGTACAATTTCAGAGGCTCCACGTAGCTGTCGAAGCCTAGAGTGGACATGGCGAAGAGAATGTCCTCTCCGTTGATGGTCTTCCGCTTCTCCTGATGACGTCACTTGCTTCAGACGTAATGAAGCTTATgaactcactcacacactcctGAACACATTCTTTGGCATCTTTTGCAATCTTTCCTGTTTGAGGTATGGCATTTTTCATTATCCTAGCCACATTTGCAATGGGAAGATAAATATCTTGTTCTCTGAAACTTTCTTTTGAACCATTTGTATCTTCATGATCATTCATGCTGTCCTCAGTATCATCATGAGGCTGGATAACATAATGACTTCCTCCAATGTAGTCTGCGGAAATCCCTAGTTGAGAAGCGTCGGTTGTGGAACTGTCGCCATCCATTGTCATGAAACACTGTCAGAACTGTGTACTAGTGGTGCTCTCAAACACCTGTCAAAAGGTGTTGGATCCTTGCCCAATTTTAACCTCCAATGCAGCCCTGGTTGGCTCCCGTCTCCAATCGGCtctcaatcaattattgaagcatccaaggtagcagatcacaaatttgagtctagattcgaatgtttggaagataatttatagtacagggctgacagattacatgggtccatacggtcgattgctgaggactcaaaatcagcaaatcatgacctcgaatctagactccaatacctagaaggcagtttccataccatcaagatgctgcctaaggatgatcatattaaagacctagaaaaacatgtaaatgagaagttagagcaatttacagattcactaacatggttggaatcttttatgattaaggggattgaaacttttcaaaaggatatcattactaggcttaaagatcattgggatgcctcaagaagcagaatcactccaatcccaggcacctactccacccaggtatcctgactattcttctaagtttgttacttgtacaccattagtgtacacagctaccatggtagaaaagccagcttctaagaaacacgctcatggatggatggcttatgaatggcaacctatacagctgaaggatcttaagaatattaaagaatcagttgtctcatatggtctccatagcccatacgtaaaacagctattacattcatgggcaacctttaacagggtgacacccacagattgggaataattggtagcagctgtacttgagaattcatgtgaaagccagtggaaggcattagtaagggaagaggaaaagctccttgagcatcagggcataaaggaaggttttgaagcccctctagataagcttcttggtcagggtatttatgctgacccacagattcaggctgaatatgatgacgatatactgtctctatgaaggaaagcagcattaaatgcctgggataaggttcgtgagccaggagaatgcctagaagcttacaccagaatagaacagggacctacagaactgttccaggacttcttacaaaggttaactagaattacaggtaccagatccagaaacaagacaattaattatatatactatagcttatgagaatgcaaacccaatatgcaaaagaatacctttgcctttaaagatcagatcagctctgctagaagaatgtgttttgtatgcagccaacattgattataatgtaaAAGATACTGTACTCAAAAGTTACAAATTAGGAGATATctgtatcaaactcttaattatcttcagaaattattaggggaaatttctcaattacagacaattattggtgtagaaggacatgacttaaaggacttaaaaatggcccttaaaggtgataaggacataaacagtcctagaatattatctgctaatgcagaaaaagagttacaatgggtagaaaacagaatattggatgcacatgtagatcggataaaccttaatttagactgtattctggttatcttgccatccagagaatacccttctagAATtttgatgcaaagggaagacactatatttgAATAGCTgccatataaacagaataaaaagttaaatacataTGTAGAAAAGAttactgatttgattttaaagggaaaattaagacttcgtcaactgactggaaaagatccagcagaaataataatacctttaactaatgaagaaatttcctccttatggaaagataatgaatattggcaaatagctcttattgACTTTTTtggcaacaattatcccaaaactgaaagaattaaattcataaaaaagacagtctggattcttccacgtattgtaagacaaactcccatttttggagttcttaccttctcctctaatgccaacaaatcaggtaaggctggttataaagccggtgaggtaagtaaagtagttcaaagtccatatgaatctatacagaaggcagaataatatgcatttctcatggttcttatggattttacagaacctcttaatatagttactgattctcaatatgcagagagagtcgtgttacatattgagactgcagaattcgttcctgataatacagaattaacttctctgtttttacaattacaggaaactatcagaaacagaagtaatcctatatacattacacatatcagatcccatacggatCTGTCAGGCCCAccagcacaaggcaatgatgagattgatcgtttattaattggaagtgtgctagaagcctcagaatttcataagaaacatcatgtaaataacaaaggtttgaaaaaggacttctccatcacttgacaacaagccaaggagatagtgaaaaactgtcctacttgttccttttataatcaaactccattgccagcaggttgtaatcctaagggcattcagagaaatgaggtttggcagatggatgtctttcactttgcagagtttggaaatttgaaatatgtgcatcataatAGACACATTCTCACGGTTCCAATGGGCTAaagctcttaactctgaaaaagctgattctgttattaaacacctgctagaggtgatggcagttatgggtatacctgcacaaataaaaactgacaatgttccagcatatgtctctacgaatttgaaacaatttttcaaatattataacataaagcatgttactggtataccatacaatcctacaggacaagcagtggttgataGATCTAATACAACACTAAAGGAGATgttcaacaaacaagcttggacgACTataccccccaaacataggttgcataatgcttaattaacactaaactttcttaatgccaatgaaaaaggacaaacagctgcagagagacactggactacagaaaaaaactgctgaactcaatcagccagtatacttcaaatacgtactaacttctgaatggaaaccaggacatgtgttacgttgggtaaggggttttgcattggtttccacaggaaaagaaaaactttggataccatcaaagttgatcaagattcgagtggaaaaggaaaaacctctcgacgaggacaaacgacaggtattctactaaggtatatcttataaactaaatagaaacctcccaaaggaaagggaagtgttttgcttttatcttcacaggaaaactcatcttcagaaggcaaaggacactgcatgggtagatacttaagaataGAAGATAGCTCtaaccatcaaataaaaggaatgtgtcgtacggt contains the following coding sequences:
- the LOC103162651 gene encoding LOW QUALITY PROTEIN: nuclear transcription factor Y subunit beta-like isoform X2 (The sequence of the model RefSeq protein was modified relative to this genomic sequence to represent the inferred CDS: inserted 1 base in 1 codon), with product MTMDGDSSTTDASQLGISADYIGGSHYVIQPHDDTEDSMNDHEDTNGSKESFREQDIYLPIANVARIMKNAIPQTGKIAKDAKECVQECVSEFISFITSEASDXHQEKRKTINGEDILFAMSTLGFDSYVEPLKLYLQKFREAMKGEKGIGGAVSATDGLSEELTEEAFTNQLPAGLITADGQQQNVMVYTTSYQQISGVQQIQFS